Proteins co-encoded in one Pithys albifrons albifrons isolate INPA30051 chromosome 14, PitAlb_v1, whole genome shotgun sequence genomic window:
- the GCNA gene encoding germ cell nuclear acidic protein isoform X1, translating into MERPEGPGDREWPGTGAGDRPGSAAGVVPGPGGSSGAEAAGSRSAGGEAEACSGWRGGSQALDFSSSSDEEFEMFLARMKTPKSVCKKADVSLKGFIDDSDDFFLDLKVRKSTTKNAQKNLRTPKNLMISGKKSSCCQELQYSESSSDTEDSVFVESPWQDQQKGGVKDLKEGQRCTKLSLPENLGQSVSKGSSDLPVRRKERSCEKGKENKLPTVAAQHSSGPESDSSEDSFESLMERIKKRSLPRKPVLGPSTTVCQPNSAENIKPPCKDAEPLKREGVKIPRPNSASVPEMSSKITTPARIPGNELVRCSQSAKTDRRLRVCSVPGCFLQDLSNPTSHYVKYFKKNKEELAQKLYRLFNSTIFEQKLPETMAIVWNKKMRKTAGYCVTGQTGPEAKRYARIELSEKVCDSADRLRDTLIHEVCHAATWLINGVRDGHGRFWRFYANKSAVIHPELPVVTRCHSYEINYKFIYECVQCKAKIGRHSKSLDTEQFVCAFCAGRLCLSQPAGKAGTPARTQLTPFAKYVKENYGLTKREQHGLSHAEVMRKLSADFALKTRLEDAF; encoded by the exons ATGGAGCGGCCGGAGGGGCCGGGGGACCGGGAATGGCCGGGAACGGGGGCCGGGGATCGGCCCGGGAGCGCGGCCGGGGTAGTGCCGGGTCCGGGGGGTTCCAGCGGCGCGGAGGCTGCGGGCTCACGGAGCGCTGGCGGAGAGGCCGAGGCGTGCTCGGGCTGGCGGGGCGGGAG CCAGGCCCTGGACTTCTCCTCCAGCAGTGATGAGGAATTTGAGATGT TTTTAGCCAGAATGAAAACTCCCAAAAGTGTTTGTAAAAAGGCAGATGTGAG tttgAAAGGCTTCATTGATGACTCAGATGATTTCTTCTTGGACTTAAAAGTGAGAAAGAGCACAACAAAGAATG CACAGAAGAATCTTCGGACCCCAAAGAATTTGATgatttctggaaagaaaagctcTTGCTGCCAAGAGCTGCAGTATTCAGAGAGTTCAAGTGACACTGAAGATTCTGTCTTTGTAGAAAGTCCATGGCAGGACCAGCAAAAAGGGGGAGTGAAAGACTTGAAAGAGGGTCAGAGGTGCACAAAACTTTCACTTCCAGAAAATCTGGGACAGTCAGTTTCCAAAGGCAGTTCAGATTTGCCTgttagaaggaaagaaagaagctgtgaaaagggtaaagaaaataaattgcccactgtggcagcacagcacagttcaGGGCCAGAGTCAGACAGCTCAGAGGACAGTTTTGAGTCATTAATGGAACGGATTAAGAAGCGAAGTCTGCCCCGAAAACCCGTCCTGGGCCCAAGTACAACTGTCTGTCAGCCAAACTCAGCAG AAAACATCAAGCCACCCTGCAAGGATGCAGAGCCCTTGAAGAGGGAGGGAGTCAAGATACCGAGGCCAAACTCTGCTTCAGTTCCAGAAATGTCTTCCAAGATAACAACTCCTGCAAGAATTCCTGGGAATGAATTGGTGCGCTGCTCACAGTCAGCAAAGACAGACAGAAG GCTCAGGGTATGTTCAGTGCCTGGTTGTTTCTTGCAAGATCTTTCAAATCCAACTTCCCACTATGTGaagtatttcaagaaaaataaagaggagCTGGCACAGAAGCTCTACAGGCTGTTCAACAGCACCATCTTTGAGCAGAAG CTACCAGAGACAATGGCGATAGTCTGGAATAAGAAGATGAGGAAAACAGCAGGATATTGTGTGACAGGGCAGACAGGCCCTGAGGCAAAGCGTTACGCTCGCATAGAACTTTCTGAGAAAGTCTGTGACTCTGCAG ATCGCCTCCGGGACACGCTGATCCACGAGGTTTGCCACGCAGCCACCTGGCTGATCAACGGTGTTCGTGATGGGCACGGGCGGTTCTGGAGGTTCTATGCCAATAAATCAGCTGTAATTCACCCAGAGCTGCCAGTGGTGACTCGGTGCCACAGCTACGAGATCAACTACAAGTTCATCTATGAGTGTGTCCAGTGCAAAGCCAA GATCGGTCGCCATTCCAAGTCCCTGGACACGGAGCAGTTTGTGTGCGCGTTCTGCGCGGGGCGGCTGTGCCTGAGCCAGCCCGCGGGCAAGGCGGGCACTCCTGCCCGGACACAGCTCACCCCCTTTGCCAAGTATGTGAAGGAAAACTACGGACTGACCAAGAGAGAGCAGCACGGGCTGAGTCATGCAGAGGTCATGAGGAAGCTCAGTGCcgattttgctttgaaaaccaGGCTTGAAGATGCATTTTAA
- the GCNA gene encoding germ cell nuclear acidic protein isoform X2: MKTPKSVCKKADVSLKGFIDDSDDFFLDLKVRKSTTKNAQKNLRTPKNLMISGKKSSCCQELQYSESSSDTEDSVFVESPWQDQQKGGVKDLKEGQRCTKLSLPENLGQSVSKGSSDLPVRRKERSCEKGKENKLPTVAAQHSSGPESDSSEDSFESLMERIKKRSLPRKPVLGPSTTVCQPNSAENIKPPCKDAEPLKREGVKIPRPNSASVPEMSSKITTPARIPGNELVRCSQSAKTDRRLRVCSVPGCFLQDLSNPTSHYVKYFKKNKEELAQKLYRLFNSTIFEQKLPETMAIVWNKKMRKTAGYCVTGQTGPEAKRYARIELSEKVCDSADRLRDTLIHEVCHAATWLINGVRDGHGRFWRFYANKSAVIHPELPVVTRCHSYEINYKFIYECVQCKAKIGRHSKSLDTEQFVCAFCAGRLCLSQPAGKAGTPARTQLTPFAKYVKENYGLTKREQHGLSHAEVMRKLSADFALKTRLEDAF, from the exons ATGAAAACTCCCAAAAGTGTTTGTAAAAAGGCAGATGTGAG tttgAAAGGCTTCATTGATGACTCAGATGATTTCTTCTTGGACTTAAAAGTGAGAAAGAGCACAACAAAGAATG CACAGAAGAATCTTCGGACCCCAAAGAATTTGATgatttctggaaagaaaagctcTTGCTGCCAAGAGCTGCAGTATTCAGAGAGTTCAAGTGACACTGAAGATTCTGTCTTTGTAGAAAGTCCATGGCAGGACCAGCAAAAAGGGGGAGTGAAAGACTTGAAAGAGGGTCAGAGGTGCACAAAACTTTCACTTCCAGAAAATCTGGGACAGTCAGTTTCCAAAGGCAGTTCAGATTTGCCTgttagaaggaaagaaagaagctgtgaaaagggtaaagaaaataaattgcccactgtggcagcacagcacagttcaGGGCCAGAGTCAGACAGCTCAGAGGACAGTTTTGAGTCATTAATGGAACGGATTAAGAAGCGAAGTCTGCCCCGAAAACCCGTCCTGGGCCCAAGTACAACTGTCTGTCAGCCAAACTCAGCAG AAAACATCAAGCCACCCTGCAAGGATGCAGAGCCCTTGAAGAGGGAGGGAGTCAAGATACCGAGGCCAAACTCTGCTTCAGTTCCAGAAATGTCTTCCAAGATAACAACTCCTGCAAGAATTCCTGGGAATGAATTGGTGCGCTGCTCACAGTCAGCAAAGACAGACAGAAG GCTCAGGGTATGTTCAGTGCCTGGTTGTTTCTTGCAAGATCTTTCAAATCCAACTTCCCACTATGTGaagtatttcaagaaaaataaagaggagCTGGCACAGAAGCTCTACAGGCTGTTCAACAGCACCATCTTTGAGCAGAAG CTACCAGAGACAATGGCGATAGTCTGGAATAAGAAGATGAGGAAAACAGCAGGATATTGTGTGACAGGGCAGACAGGCCCTGAGGCAAAGCGTTACGCTCGCATAGAACTTTCTGAGAAAGTCTGTGACTCTGCAG ATCGCCTCCGGGACACGCTGATCCACGAGGTTTGCCACGCAGCCACCTGGCTGATCAACGGTGTTCGTGATGGGCACGGGCGGTTCTGGAGGTTCTATGCCAATAAATCAGCTGTAATTCACCCAGAGCTGCCAGTGGTGACTCGGTGCCACAGCTACGAGATCAACTACAAGTTCATCTATGAGTGTGTCCAGTGCAAAGCCAA GATCGGTCGCCATTCCAAGTCCCTGGACACGGAGCAGTTTGTGTGCGCGTTCTGCGCGGGGCGGCTGTGCCTGAGCCAGCCCGCGGGCAAGGCGGGCACTCCTGCCCGGACACAGCTCACCCCCTTTGCCAAGTATGTGAAGGAAAACTACGGACTGACCAAGAGAGAGCAGCACGGGCTGAGTCATGCAGAGGTCATGAGGAAGCTCAGTGCcgattttgctttgaaaaccaGGCTTGAAGATGCATTTTAA